The following proteins come from a genomic window of Pirellula staleyi DSM 6068:
- the pilO gene encoding type 4a pilus biogenesis protein PilO, which yields MNGDLAPPKGQTKPWMIAAVLGGIVAAYLLLWFLPQQRQIQQLRETLAAHQQHVLKQKQLSQLLAETQAKLDEHREVTSSWQASAPTRDSLGKLFAELSRAAEATGVKFTRFDPSHRETHQLLEEHDIVLAFQGTFAAAHDFVHRVEKLPETVWVRQLQLSSGPPSEPLQGELTLTIFAHRGVNSDQVDFNEPIEKEGEGSLAER from the coding sequence ATGAACGGTGATCTTGCCCCCCCCAAAGGACAGACCAAACCGTGGATGATTGCCGCTGTGCTCGGTGGCATCGTCGCGGCTTATCTGCTGCTGTGGTTTTTACCTCAGCAGCGCCAGATTCAGCAGCTTCGAGAAACACTCGCGGCCCATCAGCAGCATGTGCTGAAGCAAAAACAACTGAGCCAGCTGCTGGCCGAGACACAGGCAAAACTCGACGAGCATCGCGAGGTCACTTCGTCGTGGCAAGCCTCGGCGCCAACGCGCGATTCACTCGGCAAGCTGTTTGCAGAACTTTCGCGAGCTGCCGAGGCCACCGGTGTCAAATTCACACGCTTTGATCCGTCGCATCGCGAAACGCATCAGCTGCTCGAAGAGCACGATATCGTGCTAGCGTTTCAAGGAACGTTCGCAGCAGCCCATGACTTCGTTCACCGCGTGGAAAAGCTTCCCGAAACGGTTTGGGTACGTCAGCTGCAACTCTCGAGTGGCCCCCCGAGTGAGCCACTTCAAGGTGAGTTGACTTTGACGATTTTTGCGCATCGGGGCGTAAATTCCGATCAGGTTGACTTTAACGAACCGATAGAGAAGGAGGGGGAGGGCTCGCTGGCCGAACGCTAG
- the pilM gene encoding pilus assembly protein PilM: MISWLNNRRYGPIGIDLGSRSVKLVQLSADRSNLIDASRWDLPAQSTADSAKMSPEAIAKSQADLYSQAIEQALMGRAFKGREVVICLGDKQLSLQSVRVPRDEGAQLERSVLQETAGRLSYPITEAEVRFIPASDVRQGEQTLKEVIVFAVQKKVIDNTLAMLDALRLEPVAIDVEPAALARAYSSQFRREDDLLQRALVVHIGYSRSAVTITQGADLLFVKYIDIGGKDFDSAIARHLKMPLPEAQSLRKLSGDRRTDQQDPAVQRSINDALRGVIDKLAGELSMCIRYHSVTFRGHPIARLVLGGGEANPSLVEALSRQIDLACELCDPFRGIAGNSQPPRKSQWDIATGLALREVQP; this comes from the coding sequence ATGATCAGCTGGCTTAATAACCGACGCTATGGACCGATCGGAATCGATCTCGGGTCGCGTAGCGTAAAGCTCGTTCAGCTGTCGGCCGATCGCTCAAATCTGATCGATGCATCGCGATGGGATCTTCCCGCGCAGTCCACCGCTGATAGCGCCAAAATGAGCCCCGAAGCGATTGCCAAGTCGCAAGCCGATTTGTATTCGCAAGCGATCGAGCAGGCCCTCATGGGGCGCGCCTTCAAAGGTCGCGAAGTGGTGATATGTCTCGGCGATAAGCAGCTTTCTTTACAAAGTGTTCGTGTCCCGCGCGATGAAGGGGCGCAGCTCGAGCGTTCAGTTCTCCAAGAGACCGCCGGCCGACTCTCCTATCCGATTACGGAAGCAGAAGTTCGTTTCATCCCAGCGTCGGATGTGCGCCAGGGAGAGCAGACCCTTAAAGAAGTGATTGTCTTCGCGGTACAAAAAAAAGTGATCGACAATACGCTCGCAATGCTCGATGCACTGCGGCTCGAGCCGGTGGCGATCGATGTTGAGCCAGCAGCGCTCGCGCGTGCCTACAGCTCTCAGTTTCGACGCGAAGATGACCTGCTGCAGCGAGCACTCGTGGTGCACATCGGCTATTCCCGCTCTGCCGTCACGATTACCCAAGGGGCCGATCTCCTTTTTGTGAAATACATCGATATCGGCGGAAAAGACTTCGATAGTGCCATCGCGCGTCACTTGAAGATGCCACTGCCGGAAGCCCAGTCGCTACGAAAACTGAGTGGCGATCGACGTACCGACCAACAAGACCCCGCCGTGCAGCGAAGCATCAACGACGCGCTGCGCGGTGTGATCGACAAACTGGCTGGCGAACTCTCGATGTGCATCCGCTATCACAGCGTGACGTTTCGTGGGCATCCGATCGCGCGGCTGGTGCTCGGTGGTGGTGAAGCCAATCCTTCGCTCGTCGAGGCCCTCTCGCGTCAGATCGACCTCGCCTGCGAGCTGTGCGATCCGTTTCGCGGCATCGCTGGCAACTCTCAGCCACCTCGCAAATCGCAGTGGGATATTGCCACAGGTCTTGCGCTGCGTGAGGTGCAGCCATGA
- a CDS encoding prepilin-type N-terminal cleavage/methylation domain-containing protein: protein MRAPSLQHDKPCSLLFRSAPARARGISLIEVLLVLAILGVAAGLLIPNLSADIPTKLEAAGNVVQLELEYARSLAVAHGSSYRVTANVVSQTLTLEHSGASTLLEVLPSTPMRRSSDPPDQQILAIREIPLGQPRPELLGGVSSGNTPVLAPSVEFTSVGSTTAASPTTFWIAAGTGDERRFLPITVQPITGLVEMGEVVAALPSAIANALSDAEP, encoded by the coding sequence ATGCGAGCGCCAAGCCTGCAGCACGATAAGCCTTGTTCACTGCTGTTTCGCAGTGCACCCGCTCGTGCGCGCGGCATCTCGCTCATCGAAGTGCTGCTGGTTCTGGCCATTTTGGGAGTCGCCGCCGGACTTCTGATTCCCAATCTCTCGGCCGACATTCCCACGAAGCTAGAAGCCGCTGGAAATGTCGTGCAACTTGAGCTGGAGTATGCCCGCTCTCTCGCCGTCGCGCATGGAAGTAGCTACCGAGTTACGGCCAATGTCGTCAGCCAAACGCTAACGCTCGAACATAGTGGCGCGAGCACGCTGCTCGAAGTGCTCCCCTCCACACCAATGCGCCGCAGCAGCGATCCACCCGATCAGCAGATCCTAGCGATTCGCGAGATTCCTTTGGGGCAACCTCGCCCTGAATTGCTGGGAGGTGTCTCCAGCGGCAACACGCCCGTGCTTGCTCCGTCGGTCGAATTTACCTCCGTCGGCAGCACCACAGCAGCGAGTCCGACTACGTTTTGGATTGCTGCGGGAACCGGAGACGAGCGACGCTTTCTACCGATCACCGTACAGCCGATCACGGGACTTGTGGAAATGGGGGAGGTTGTCGCCGCACTTCCGTCCGCTATTGCCAATGCTCTCAGTGATGCCGAGCCTTAG
- a CDS encoding DNA repair exonuclease, which produces MTDVGFRFLHAADFHLEQPFSGLTELPESIAALVVEAPFAAALRMFDAAIRERVEFIILSGDLLDVEQAGAAGVSFLLEQFERMQSHGIAVYWCGGRSDNPQEWPAGVNLPAGVQVFPAFKVEELTHFRDEEPIALIVGRSWHRSADISPLDFPDEGSGVFTVGVGYGTCDPALLTQRRVDYWALGGEHERRTLGSTQKVIHYPGTTQSREPSELGPHGCSLVHVAAEGRSRIQTLNTDAVRWLDETILVAGELGKGDTPKQLADRVKQLRSENDERLLLVRWKLRGSGKLGSTQRRRELATELLGYLRSEFASGKTPVWSVSVDIDAAETPAAWYEEDSMLGEFLRVSSRWQQDDVTPDLSAEIPEAFREHELAEMLAISETSREQVLAEAVILGSQLLGGNERTKRSERTPSRE; this is translated from the coding sequence ATGACCGATGTTGGCTTCCGCTTTTTGCATGCGGCCGACTTTCATCTCGAGCAGCCGTTCTCCGGACTTACCGAGCTGCCCGAGTCGATTGCCGCTCTCGTTGTCGAGGCTCCATTTGCTGCTGCGCTTCGCATGTTCGACGCCGCGATCCGCGAGCGCGTGGAATTCATTATCCTCTCGGGCGATTTGCTGGATGTCGAACAAGCAGGTGCCGCTGGTGTATCGTTTCTTCTCGAGCAATTCGAGCGGATGCAGTCGCACGGCATCGCGGTCTATTGGTGTGGTGGTCGGAGCGATAACCCCCAAGAATGGCCAGCAGGTGTGAATCTTCCGGCAGGTGTGCAAGTCTTTCCTGCCTTCAAAGTGGAAGAGCTGACCCACTTTCGCGACGAAGAGCCGATCGCCCTCATCGTGGGTCGTTCATGGCATCGCTCGGCCGATATCTCGCCTCTCGACTTCCCCGATGAAGGAAGTGGCGTCTTCACAGTCGGTGTGGGCTACGGAACTTGCGACCCTGCCTTGCTCACCCAGCGACGCGTCGATTACTGGGCGCTCGGTGGCGAGCATGAGCGCCGCACGCTCGGCAGTACGCAAAAAGTGATTCACTATCCGGGTACCACGCAGTCGCGCGAACCGAGCGAACTGGGGCCGCACGGCTGTTCGCTCGTGCATGTGGCGGCCGAAGGTCGTTCACGCATTCAAACGCTCAATACCGACGCCGTTCGCTGGCTCGACGAAACGATTCTCGTCGCCGGCGAACTCGGCAAAGGTGATACCCCCAAACAACTGGCCGATCGCGTAAAGCAACTCCGCAGTGAAAACGACGAGCGTTTGCTGCTCGTACGCTGGAAGCTGCGAGGGAGTGGCAAGCTTGGCAGCACACAGCGCCGCCGCGAACTCGCCACGGAACTGCTCGGCTATTTGCGGAGTGAATTCGCCAGTGGCAAAACGCCCGTCTGGTCGGTGAGTGTCGATATCGACGCCGCCGAAACCCCCGCAGCCTGGTACGAAGAAGATTCGATGCTCGGTGAGTTTTTGCGCGTGAGCAGTCGCTGGCAACAAGACGATGTAACGCCCGACTTGTCGGCCGAGATTCCCGAAGCGTTTCGCGAGCACGAACTGGCGGAGATGCTTGCGATCAGCGAGACTTCGCGCGAACAGGTGCTCGCCGAGGCGGTGATTTTGGGATCGCAGTTGCTGGGTGGAAACGAACGGACGAAACGTAGCGAGCGAACACCGTCACGCGAGTAG
- a CDS encoding prepilin-type N-terminal cleavage/methylation domain-containing protein, with translation MSLRTFLRLLNSRSSRLRHQRQRRGLTLAELLVATTVLALIAAAMGTVSLAVHTSSTYCMGQSTTLQHARVAVDRIEQHIRSSQHSESFPCSIVISQTVSSSSFPDALAIWKPLTTAQAPTGLPRVSEMIFIAPDPAEPSHLYEWRLATSSATVPSYGSTSSWRTLLSTVRSHSDTEKVLLTDRLFTAMASSTTRLGSIRFYVAHAPSRNELTNYRNGITSWRALQWPLDLYGTEMGLQLTRVNFELQLDPGDGSEVIPFFGAAARKGAVYR, from the coding sequence GTGTCTTTGCGTACCTTCCTCCGCCTGCTTAATTCACGCAGCTCTCGGCTACGACACCAGCGACAGCGACGCGGGCTAACGCTCGCCGAACTGCTGGTTGCCACCACGGTCCTGGCACTCATCGCAGCTGCCATGGGGACTGTTTCGCTGGCGGTGCATACCTCGTCGACCTACTGCATGGGTCAGAGCACCACGCTGCAACACGCGCGCGTGGCGGTCGATCGGATTGAGCAGCACATTCGCTCGAGTCAGCACAGCGAATCGTTTCCCTGCTCAATCGTGATATCACAAACGGTCTCGAGCAGTTCATTTCCTGATGCGCTGGCGATCTGGAAACCGCTCACCACCGCGCAAGCTCCCACCGGGCTCCCGCGCGTCAGCGAAATGATCTTCATTGCTCCCGATCCAGCGGAGCCATCGCACTTGTATGAATGGCGTCTAGCCACCAGTAGCGCGACGGTTCCTAGCTACGGTTCCACATCCAGCTGGCGCACACTCCTTAGCACAGTTCGCAGCCACAGCGATACCGAAAAAGTGCTGCTGACCGATCGCTTATTCACCGCCATGGCATCGAGCACCACGCGACTCGGCTCAATTCGCTTCTACGTAGCCCATGCTCCCTCGCGAAATGAACTGACGAACTATCGCAATGGAATTACCTCTTGGAGGGCTTTGCAGTGGCCGCTCGACTTGTATGGAACCGAAATGGGGCTGCAACTCACCCGTGTGAATTTCGAACTTCAACTCGATCCGGGTGACGGCAGTGAAGTGATTCCGTTCTTCGGAGCTGCAGCGCGGAAAGGAGCGGTCTACCGATGA
- the nadC gene encoding carboxylating nicotinate-nucleotide diphosphorylase, giving the protein MPRDYHQIVWSPAVEEDCRRIIRLAVLEDFGQTYDWTTVSLVPEGVEASAYIAARKPGVVSGLATTSVVLEEMEIPASLELLAKDGDQVAAGQKLAKITGEARDLLSSERIILNLLGRLSGIATLTRQYVDAIAGTHAQVYDTRKTTPGWRRLEKYAVYCGGGRNHRLGLFDAVLIKDNHLAFGTQQSAEERFTIAAAVEKSRQFVAEYHAGQTTEPLMIEVEVDTLQQFRDVLPARPDIVLLDNMSCAQLREAVAIRNELAPDVQLEASGGVNLSTIRDIASTGVERISVGALTHSAIALDVGLDWIS; this is encoded by the coding sequence GTGCCGCGCGACTACCACCAAATCGTTTGGAGTCCTGCCGTCGAGGAAGATTGCCGCCGGATCATCCGCCTGGCAGTCTTGGAAGACTTCGGCCAGACCTACGACTGGACCACCGTCAGCCTCGTGCCCGAGGGAGTCGAAGCATCGGCCTACATAGCCGCCCGTAAGCCGGGGGTCGTGTCTGGACTCGCGACCACCAGCGTGGTGCTTGAAGAAATGGAAATCCCGGCAAGCTTGGAGCTGTTGGCAAAAGACGGCGACCAGGTCGCAGCCGGCCAAAAGCTGGCCAAGATCACCGGCGAAGCACGCGACCTTCTCTCCTCCGAACGAATCATTCTCAATCTACTAGGTAGACTTTCGGGGATCGCGACACTCACAAGGCAATATGTCGACGCGATCGCTGGCACCCATGCCCAGGTGTACGACACCCGCAAAACGACACCAGGCTGGAGAAGGTTGGAAAAATACGCAGTCTACTGCGGTGGCGGACGCAACCATCGTTTAGGCCTGTTCGATGCCGTGCTGATCAAAGACAACCACCTCGCTTTTGGGACACAACAGTCGGCTGAGGAACGCTTTACGATTGCCGCTGCGGTCGAGAAATCGCGGCAATTTGTAGCCGAGTACCATGCTGGGCAAACGACGGAACCACTGATGATTGAGGTGGAAGTCGATACGCTGCAGCAGTTTAGGGATGTTTTGCCAGCCCGCCCCGATATCGTGCTGCTCGACAATATGTCATGTGCCCAGCTGCGTGAAGCTGTCGCGATCCGCAACGAGCTAGCCCCCGACGTTCAGCTCGAAGCATCGGGTGGGGTGAATCTCTCGACGATTCGCGATATCGCCAGCACCGGGGTCGAGCGAATTAGCGTGGGCGCACTAACTCACTCCGCGATCGCTCTCGATGTCGGTTTGGACTGGATTTCTTAG
- a CDS encoding type II secretion system protein, whose amino-acid sequence MTCWSSLAKCSGRRLPSSTSRAAFSLIEAMVAMTIVTFAASVLLLGVEASLGTSTEAVDRAIADGIARQVIEEIVSKRYVQPGNSPETLALGPGGSEENDEDRRNYNDTDDFHGYETDGLFDTWGIALGRGNEAGGLRYSTFRLRSSYFTNWRMNIRVSMVNPTNPSLNLTGSNTSRVRAAEVTISYENSDGSIIPLAKRRRVFAYLPPPA is encoded by the coding sequence ATGACGTGCTGGAGTTCACTCGCGAAGTGCTCTGGTCGTCGGTTACCTTCATCGACCAGCCGCGCGGCGTTTTCGCTCATCGAAGCGATGGTCGCCATGACAATCGTCACCTTCGCAGCCTCCGTTTTGCTCCTGGGGGTCGAAGCTTCTCTCGGAACATCCACCGAAGCTGTCGACCGGGCCATAGCCGACGGCATTGCCCGGCAAGTGATCGAAGAGATCGTCAGCAAACGCTACGTGCAGCCCGGCAATAGCCCCGAAACCCTCGCGCTCGGGCCTGGCGGATCGGAAGAGAACGACGAAGACCGCCGCAACTACAACGACACCGACGACTTTCATGGCTACGAAACCGACGGGCTGTTCGATACCTGGGGCATCGCCCTCGGTCGGGGAAACGAGGCGGGGGGCCTACGCTATTCGACCTTTCGACTCCGAAGCAGCTACTTCACCAACTGGCGGATGAACATTCGGGTCTCGATGGTCAATCCCACGAACCCATCGCTCAACCTCACCGGCAGCAACACAAGTCGCGTGCGCGCCGCTGAAGTCACCATCAGCTACGAAAACAGCGATGGATCGATCATTCCCCTAGCTAAGCGGAGGCGTGTCTTTGCGTACCTTCCTCCGCCTGCTTAA
- a CDS encoding AAA family ATPase: MKIQEIEIDGFGAWTNLKLQELGGDATVIYGPNEAGKSTLLHFVRTVIYGFTPQRRARYVPPVYGGAPGGSIKLEGGLGHFIVHRHASMHDPLDERGSVTVIDSSGAPRDAAHLELLLGGVDEATFNNVFAIGLKEIQELGSLDDTSAADHLYKLASGLDRVSLVDVMRELGGARQRLLADGDEPGKINQLLERREKLKTDIETATTAGKRWAALAAERQSLDNEVQELEAEVSDVESSSRMVEAALEIQTPWAERQRIDQQIAAIGELRPIPEQAVEQLEGLHKRVLREKSRLKKIARRRAALEKESEDLPVNRVLVAQAPRIEALAEHAQWLVTLESQIAKLREEVLQMETELDSHKNGVQASAGLVKAKALEDLPADMMAVLRRPSQLVKEESIKLDRIRKEAEQAKQELDLLDQQVAAAFRGRGMNDLGRTIQQTGHKVALLRKRLQVEEQLDQLDRRRKELAFDGEEMSEFDETPLRVTVLLGTFFAVGVMLIGLGVVGGYLNWVDNYGAWMIFGLIMTGGSIGSKLLLERHADESMTDHRRQYEQIRNQTADAKEERDDLDAQIGPGAGSLDVRLREAEAELRELEKFVPLKSEYEAAQQKLVVLQKRQSAAEDSTKEAKHRWRTALKSVGLPEDFAPSKVREVVRGGDQVVEMRRKVAGRREELEQKEREHLVLTSRISQLVADVRITPKSDKPQLQLRQLAESLAEEKETLQHKDEILARAKNLKRFRSRCLHMIKLAMRRRQALLDLAGVTSVKAFRRVAADVAEVARLNEERLEVSRRIEQQLAGRFPEDEVSELLAAEGPSLQKKWNDRVARLEAIRNQMAVLHHRRGVCTAEMQALGSDRRLAHARLEIGMVEKQLAAAIEQWQVHGVISQALESVRQKYETERQPQTLLEASKYFTRLTMGQYQRIWMPLDKRILQVEDARGRSLSLEVLSRGTREAVYLSLRLSLVSSFARRGALLPLVMDDVIVNFDARRVEAAASLLHDFAKEGHQIIFFTCHEHIRDRFAEAEFTVRTLPARGEVVDVEPEQPKKKKKKAVPVPEPVAELPPPPPAPVIEEPKVEVDINPLLDRAYAEDLWFDPDNGWELRKLVKKPEPKPVPKPVPALNLPDSWALAPITVAKKVKEKKPKAQPAAPKVELPDSWPIAEIPRAAEPKNDTQYEVISFRYLPDSWPVAPIPPREEPKREPPKKESPKRETPKKEAVVQQPVVIPPAPAPEPKVVRKRRLVRSRFAWESPEMYWEEYDERKEDLPGTIVEVIQEVVDDR, translated from the coding sequence GTGAAGATTCAAGAGATCGAAATCGATGGCTTTGGCGCCTGGACCAACCTGAAACTTCAGGAACTCGGGGGCGACGCCACGGTGATCTATGGACCCAACGAAGCGGGCAAGAGTACGCTCCTGCACTTTGTGCGAACGGTGATTTACGGCTTCACGCCGCAGCGCCGCGCGCGCTACGTGCCGCCAGTCTACGGTGGTGCTCCGGGTGGAAGTATCAAGCTCGAAGGTGGGCTCGGACACTTCATTGTCCATCGTCATGCCTCGATGCACGACCCGCTCGACGAGCGCGGAAGTGTCACGGTCATCGATTCTAGTGGCGCGCCGCGCGATGCCGCGCATCTCGAGCTGCTTCTCGGGGGTGTCGACGAAGCGACGTTTAACAACGTCTTTGCGATCGGCCTTAAAGAAATTCAGGAACTCGGTTCGCTCGATGATACGTCGGCTGCCGACCACCTCTACAAACTGGCCAGCGGACTCGATCGTGTCTCGCTCGTCGATGTGATGCGTGAACTGGGTGGCGCACGTCAGCGACTGCTCGCCGATGGGGATGAGCCAGGTAAAATCAATCAACTTCTCGAACGCCGGGAAAAGCTCAAAACCGATATCGAAACCGCCACTACCGCTGGCAAACGCTGGGCAGCTTTGGCGGCCGAACGTCAGTCGCTCGACAACGAAGTGCAAGAGCTAGAGGCGGAAGTCTCGGACGTCGAGTCGTCGTCGCGGATGGTCGAAGCGGCCCTCGAGATCCAAACCCCTTGGGCTGAGCGTCAGCGAATCGATCAGCAGATCGCTGCCATTGGCGAACTCCGGCCGATTCCTGAGCAAGCGGTCGAACAACTCGAAGGACTGCACAAACGTGTGCTTCGCGAGAAATCGCGTCTGAAGAAAATTGCGAGACGACGAGCGGCTCTCGAGAAAGAATCCGAAGACCTACCGGTCAATCGAGTGCTGGTGGCGCAAGCTCCGCGCATCGAAGCGCTCGCCGAACATGCGCAGTGGCTCGTCACGCTCGAAAGCCAGATTGCCAAACTTCGCGAAGAAGTTTTGCAGATGGAGACCGAACTCGATTCGCATAAAAACGGCGTGCAAGCCTCCGCAGGGCTCGTCAAAGCCAAGGCGCTTGAAGACCTGCCAGCCGACATGATGGCTGTGCTCCGCCGCCCTTCGCAGCTGGTGAAAGAAGAGTCGATCAAGCTCGATCGAATTCGCAAAGAGGCCGAGCAAGCCAAGCAAGAACTCGATCTGCTCGATCAGCAGGTCGCCGCTGCATTCCGTGGTCGTGGGATGAACGATCTCGGACGCACGATTCAGCAAACGGGACACAAAGTAGCGCTCCTTCGCAAACGCTTGCAGGTGGAAGAGCAACTCGATCAACTCGATCGTCGTCGCAAAGAACTCGCCTTCGATGGCGAGGAAATGAGCGAGTTCGACGAGACGCCGCTACGTGTCACGGTGCTGCTGGGAACCTTCTTTGCCGTCGGTGTGATGCTGATTGGGCTCGGGGTCGTTGGGGGCTATCTCAACTGGGTAGATAACTACGGCGCATGGATGATCTTCGGTCTGATCATGACTGGCGGTAGCATCGGTTCGAAGCTGCTGCTCGAGCGTCATGCCGATGAATCGATGACCGATCATCGTCGTCAGTACGAACAGATTCGTAATCAAACCGCCGATGCCAAAGAAGAGCGGGACGATCTGGATGCACAGATTGGCCCCGGCGCAGGTTCGCTCGATGTCCGTTTGCGTGAAGCCGAAGCTGAGCTCCGCGAACTCGAAAAATTCGTGCCGCTGAAGAGTGAGTACGAAGCTGCTCAGCAGAAGCTCGTGGTGCTGCAGAAGCGACAGTCGGCTGCTGAAGATTCGACCAAAGAAGCCAAGCATCGCTGGCGCACAGCGCTCAAGAGCGTGGGATTGCCGGAAGATTTTGCTCCCAGCAAAGTTCGAGAAGTAGTACGCGGTGGCGACCAAGTGGTCGAAATGCGTCGCAAAGTGGCGGGACGTCGCGAAGAGCTCGAGCAAAAGGAACGCGAACACCTGGTGCTGACGAGTCGTATCTCGCAACTGGTGGCCGATGTGCGCATTACCCCCAAAAGCGACAAGCCGCAGTTGCAATTGCGGCAGTTGGCAGAGTCGCTTGCCGAAGAAAAAGAGACCCTGCAGCACAAGGATGAAATCCTCGCGCGGGCCAAAAATCTGAAGCGTTTTCGCAGCCGCTGCTTGCACATGATCAAGCTCGCCATGCGTCGCCGTCAGGCATTGCTCGATCTGGCTGGAGTGACGAGCGTGAAGGCGTTTCGCCGCGTGGCAGCCGATGTCGCCGAGGTAGCACGCCTGAACGAAGAGCGATTGGAAGTTTCGCGCCGCATCGAGCAACAACTCGCAGGTCGGTTCCCCGAGGATGAAGTCTCGGAGTTGCTCGCCGCTGAAGGGCCGTCGCTCCAGAAAAAGTGGAACGACCGCGTCGCTCGCCTGGAGGCGATTCGCAATCAGATGGCCGTGCTGCATCATCGCCGGGGTGTTTGCACCGCCGAAATGCAGGCTCTAGGTAGCGATCGTCGCCTGGCTCATGCACGTCTTGAAATAGGGATGGTAGAAAAACAACTTGCGGCAGCGATTGAGCAGTGGCAAGTGCACGGGGTGATTTCGCAAGCACTTGAGTCGGTGCGTCAGAAGTACGAAACCGAACGACAGCCGCAAACGTTGCTCGAAGCCTCGAAATACTTCACGCGTTTGACGATGGGCCAGTATCAGCGGATTTGGATGCCACTAGATAAACGCATCTTGCAGGTCGAAGATGCTCGTGGACGTTCGCTCTCGCTCGAGGTTCTCAGTCGTGGCACGCGTGAAGCGGTGTACCTCAGTTTGCGACTTTCGCTGGTCTCGTCGTTTGCTCGACGTGGCGCTCTGCTGCCGCTGGTGATGGACGACGTGATTGTGAACTTCGATGCGCGACGTGTCGAAGCCGCCGCATCGTTGCTGCACGACTTTGCCAAAGAAGGTCACCAGATCATCTTCTTCACTTGCCACGAGCATATTCGCGATCGGTTTGCCGAGGCGGAGTTCACCGTTCGCACGCTCCCAGCACGTGGCGAGGTGGTGGATGTCGAGCCCGAACAGCCGAAGAAGAAAAAGAAGAAGGCGGTCCCAGTTCCAGAACCCGTTGCCGAACTTCCACCACCACCCCCTGCTCCGGTAATTGAAGAGCCGAAGGTGGAAGTCGATATCAATCCGCTACTCGACCGCGCATATGCCGAGGATCTTTGGTTTGATCCCGACAACGGCTGGGAGTTGCGAAAGTTGGTCAAGAAGCCGGAACCAAAACCGGTTCCAAAGCCTGTTCCTGCACTCAATTTGCCCGACAGCTGGGCGCTTGCGCCAATTACTGTGGCCAAGAAGGTGAAGGAAAAGAAGCCCAAGGCCCAGCCCGCCGCTCCGAAGGTGGAATTGCCCGACAGCTGGCCGATTGCCGAGATCCCTCGCGCTGCGGAGCCCAAAAACGACACGCAGTACGAAGTGATTTCGTTCCGCTATCTTCCCGACAGCTGGCCCGTCGCGCCGATTCCTCCACGTGAAGAGCCAAAACGCGAACCACCGAAAAAGGAATCGCCCAAACGGGAGACGCCGAAAAAAGAAGCCGTGGTGCAGCAGCCGGTGGTGATTCCTCCTGCTCCAGCTCCCGAGCCCAAAGTAGTGCGCAAGCGACGCCTGGTTCGCAGCCGCTTTGCTTGGGAATCGCCCGAGATGTACTGGGAAGAGTACGACGAGCGTAAAGAAGACCTTCCCGGCACGATTGTCGAAGTGATTCAGGAAGTGGTTGACGACCGGTAG